In Methanofollis fontis, the following proteins share a genomic window:
- a CDS encoding translation initiation factor IF-2 subunit beta yields MADPYEELLKKAYSNITEVSDTAERFHIPDAKIYLEGKTTVIDNFIDIAQYIRREPDHLMKYLVSELGTAGKIEGNRAVFNGKFEEASITSAIRKYVDDYVICSECGRPDTRLVKDGRVLILRCDACGGHRPVRKRRAKTEESSSRLEEGSILDVKIESISRRGDGVVKMGKYIMYVSNARPGQTVKVKISRISGSILFTERV; encoded by the coding sequence ATGGCAGATCCCTACGAAGAATTGCTGAAGAAGGCATATTCCAATATCACCGAGGTCAGCGACACCGCTGAGCGGTTCCATATTCCGGATGCGAAGATCTATCTCGAGGGCAAGACAACGGTCATCGACAATTTCATCGATATCGCACAATACATCAGGCGGGAGCCCGACCACCTGATGAAGTACCTCGTCAGTGAACTCGGCACGGCCGGAAAGATCGAGGGCAACCGCGCCGTCTTCAACGGCAAGTTCGAAGAGGCCTCGATCACCTCGGCCATCCGTAAATATGTGGACGATTATGTGATCTGCTCGGAGTGCGGCCGCCCGGACACCCGCCTGGTCAAGGACGGACGGGTGCTCATCCTCCGCTGCGACGCCTGCGGTGGCCACCGCCCGGTCAGAAAGCGGCGGGCAAAGACCGAGGAGTCGTCCTCCCGCCTGGAGGAGGGATCGATCCTGGACGTGAAGATCGAGTCCATCTCCCGGCGCGGCGACGGCGTGGTGAAGATGGGGAAGTACATCATGTACGTCTCCAACGCCCGCCCGGGCCAGACGGTGAAGGTGAAGATCTCACGCATCTCCGGTTCGATCCTCTTCACCGAGCGGGTCTGA
- the purL gene encoding phosphoribosylformylglycinamidine synthase subunit PurL, translated as MLSAEDLAFITRTLGRDLTDVEAACFENLWSEHCSYRSTRALLKTLPTEGENVLLGPGDDAAIVRFSDTLALAVGMESHNHPSYVDPYDGAATGVGGIVRDVISMGARPIALMDPLYFGALAEEKTRYLFEHVVAGIGDYGNCIGVPVVRGETVFDPSYGGNPLVNVVCVGVVDPERYLTARVKRPGSRFVLFGSATGRDGLGGASFASRDLAEDSEAADRPSVQIGDPFTEKLLIEATLEMAATGTLLSCRDLGAAGLAGASSEMASTFGARIAADRVHLRESGMNPVEIMLAESQERMLVEVLPDDVAAIGAIAEKYDLRWSEIGEVIAEPRYIVEYNGEVVCDLPIDLLVGGTPGCALEKQAKEYDATYTPPAGDLKALALAVLSHPDIASKRWITEQYDHDVQVRSVSLSHDAAVLRLEDAALVLSCGCNPRHIALLPHANAANAVYENAANLACLGAEPLAIVNCLNFASPLHPEVFWEMEQAVLGLGDMARALATPVVGGNVSLYNESDEYGTEIRPTPSIGMVGKGPLCRWTRPAAGDLLAVVGAEGAHLGGSVLDALTGCGGEAPPMADPSILSLIRERVRGGAFTGITDISRGGLCAALAKLAPDAEVTLEGDAVTALFSETCGRFLVGVTDESALAGLPARIIGRVGGEGLRITAGAEGVTLSPEEIEFSLSSITRQMRF; from the coding sequence ATGCTCTCTGCCGAGGACCTCGCTTTCATCACCCGGACGCTGGGCCGTGATCTCACCGATGTGGAGGCGGCCTGCTTCGAGAACCTCTGGAGCGAACACTGCTCGTACCGCTCCACCCGCGCCCTTCTGAAGACCCTGCCGACCGAGGGGGAGAACGTCCTCCTGGGACCGGGCGACGATGCCGCCATCGTCCGGTTTTCCGACACCCTCGCCCTGGCCGTGGGGATGGAGAGTCACAATCACCCGAGCTATGTCGACCCCTATGACGGGGCGGCCACCGGCGTGGGCGGGATTGTGCGCGACGTCATCTCCATGGGGGCGCGGCCGATCGCCCTGATGGACCCGCTCTACTTCGGCGCCCTTGCCGAGGAGAAGACCCGCTACCTCTTCGAGCATGTCGTGGCCGGGATCGGCGACTACGGCAACTGCATCGGGGTGCCGGTGGTGCGGGGAGAGACGGTCTTCGACCCCTCCTATGGCGGCAACCCGCTGGTGAACGTCGTGTGCGTGGGCGTCGTGGACCCGGAGCGCTATCTCACCGCCCGGGTGAAGCGGCCCGGCAGCCGTTTCGTCCTCTTCGGCTCTGCGACCGGGAGGGACGGCCTCGGCGGCGCCTCGTTTGCCTCACGGGACCTTGCCGAGGACTCCGAGGCCGCCGACCGCCCGAGCGTCCAGATCGGTGACCCCTTCACCGAGAAGCTCCTCATCGAGGCGACGCTGGAGATGGCGGCGACCGGAACACTCCTCTCCTGCCGCGATCTCGGCGCCGCCGGGCTTGCGGGGGCGTCATCCGAGATGGCGAGCACCTTCGGGGCGCGGATCGCCGCCGACCGGGTCCACCTCAGGGAGAGCGGCATGAACCCGGTGGAGATCATGCTCGCCGAGTCGCAGGAGCGGATGCTTGTGGAGGTGCTGCCCGACGATGTCGCTGCCATCGGGGCGATCGCCGAGAAGTACGACCTCCGCTGGAGCGAGATCGGCGAGGTGATCGCAGAGCCGCGCTATATCGTGGAATATAACGGCGAGGTCGTCTGCGACCTCCCGATCGACCTCCTGGTCGGTGGGACGCCGGGATGCGCCCTGGAAAAACAGGCAAAGGAGTACGACGCCACCTACACCCCGCCTGCCGGTGACCTGAAGGCCCTTGCGCTTGCGGTGCTCTCCCACCCGGACATCGCTTCGAAGCGCTGGATCACCGAGCAGTACGACCACGACGTCCAGGTGCGCTCGGTCTCCCTCTCCCATGACGCCGCCGTGCTCAGGCTGGAGGATGCCGCCCTGGTGCTCTCCTGCGGCTGCAACCCCCGCCACATCGCCCTGCTCCCCCATGCCAACGCCGCCAACGCCGTCTACGAGAACGCCGCCAACCTCGCCTGCCTGGGGGCCGAACCGCTGGCCATCGTCAACTGCCTGAACTTTGCAAGCCCACTCCACCCCGAGGTCTTCTGGGAGATGGAGCAGGCCGTGCTCGGCCTCGGCGATATGGCGCGGGCGCTGGCGACGCCGGTGGTCGGCGGGAACGTCTCGCTCTACAACGAGTCCGACGAGTACGGCACCGAGATCCGGCCCACCCCCTCGATCGGCATGGTCGGGAAGGGCCCGCTGTGCCGCTGGACCCGTCCCGCCGCCGGCGACCTGCTGGCCGTCGTCGGTGCGGAGGGCGCCCACCTGGGCGGTTCGGTGCTCGATGCCCTGACCGGCTGCGGCGGCGAGGCGCCCCCGATGGCCGACCCCTCGATCCTCTCCCTGATCCGGGAGCGGGTGCGGGGCGGCGCCTTCACCGGCATCACCGACATCTCCAGGGGCGGTCTCTGCGCCGCCCTCGCCAAACTCGCCCCCGATGCAGAGGTGACCCTCGAGGGCGACGCCGTCACCGCCCTCTTCTCCGAGACCTGCGGGCGGTTCCTGGTCGGAGTGACAGACGAATCGGCGCTTGCAGGGCTTCCCGCCCGGATCATCGGCCGGGTCGGCGGCGAGGGGCTCCGCATCACCGCCGGGGCGGAGGGCGTCACCCTCTCCCCCGAGGAGATCGAGTTCTCCCTTTCCTCGATCACGCGCCAGATGCGCTTCTGA
- a CDS encoding class I SAM-dependent methyltransferase, with protein sequence MDQGTIDWNGVWKAQWHEHQRSSKGTTDGGMWDTVEAARSFYRMALENNGERVRKTVNNLPLTPESRVLDVGAGPGAIAIPIARQVRHLTAVEPSAAMCSVFEENLAAEEGIGSVRIVQKRWEDVSVEGDLEPPYDIVFASYSLDLPDIGDAIRKMDAVSSGYVFVYWFAGTTSWDAMSMALWPRLHGSVFVPSPKCDLIYNLLYSMGIYPNIEVFPFRHINRFPDLDGAVQHFSPRYFAETAEQKEILREYLARYARPDGDTVIVPGTSTRVRIWWKKGDNGA encoded by the coding sequence ATGGATCAGGGCACGATCGACTGGAACGGAGTCTGGAAGGCGCAATGGCACGAGCACCAGCGGAGCAGCAAAGGGACGACCGACGGAGGGATGTGGGACACCGTCGAGGCGGCGCGGTCGTTCTACCGGATGGCCCTGGAAAACAACGGCGAGCGGGTCAGAAAGACCGTTAACAACCTCCCGCTGACGCCGGAGTCACGGGTGCTCGACGTTGGGGCCGGACCGGGTGCGATCGCCATCCCGATCGCACGGCAGGTGCGCCACCTCACGGCCGTCGAACCCTCGGCGGCGATGTGCAGCGTATTCGAGGAGAACCTGGCGGCGGAGGAGGGGATCGGCAGCGTCCGCATCGTCCAGAAACGCTGGGAGGACGTCTCGGTCGAGGGCGACCTCGAACCCCCCTACGACATCGTCTTCGCCTCCTACTCCCTGGACCTCCCTGATATCGGGGATGCGATCCGGAAGATGGACGCGGTGTCCTCCGGCTACGTCTTCGTCTACTGGTTCGCGGGCACCACCTCATGGGACGCCATGTCGATGGCGCTCTGGCCCCGCCTCCACGGTTCGGTATTCGTGCCATCCCCGAAGTGCGACCTCATCTACAACCTCCTCTACTCGATGGGGATCTACCCGAACATCGAGGTCTTCCCGTTCAGGCACATCAACCGCTTCCCCGACCTTGACGGGGCGGTGCAGCACTTCTCCCCGAGATATTTCGCCGAAACAGCAGAACAGAAGGAGATCCTGCGGGAGTATCTCGCCCGCTACGCCCGCCCGGACGGCGACACCGTCATCGTCCCGGGCACCTCGACGCGGGTGCGGATCTGGTGGAAAAAAGGGGACAACGGGGCCTGA
- a CDS encoding M24 family metallopeptidase — MDALDDAIRAADCAAYVAYASSEEADFRYLTRFSVSDPLLYVRRTGEQAMLVVPQMEYERAAAEADAVPVTRAQSGFLRYLEEEKDSWRALARTAADLAGGPVLVPKSLPYWLGHLLEGQVSVRADLSGAVAEMRAVKSSAEIAAIRAAQEATQEAMERAIAMIRRSHPKGGVLHLDGAPLTSERVRSAMHLFLMERGYIARDTIVACGEETAMPHRQGEGPLLPDEPIVIDVFPRSERTGYHADMTRTVVRGEPSPEVAAMHEAVREAQDLGISLIRAGVSGSAVHNAVVALFRDAGYDAGDRGFMHSLGHGVGLEVHEAPSLSPSGGALAAGNVVTVEPGLYYPGTGGVRIEDMGAVTVNGFDNFTRYGRDLSI; from the coding sequence ATGGACGCCCTCGACGATGCAATCAGGGCGGCGGACTGCGCCGCCTATGTGGCCTATGCCTCCTCTGAAGAGGCGGACTTCCGCTACCTCACCCGCTTTTCGGTCTCCGACCCTCTGCTCTATGTGCGGCGTACGGGCGAGCAGGCGATGCTCGTCGTCCCCCAGATGGAGTACGAACGGGCGGCGGCAGAGGCGGATGCGGTGCCGGTGACGCGGGCCCAGTCCGGTTTCCTCCGCTACCTTGAGGAGGAGAAGGACTCCTGGCGGGCGCTCGCCCGCACCGCCGCCGACCTTGCCGGCGGCCCGGTGCTCGTCCCGAAATCCCTCCCCTACTGGCTCGGCCACCTCCTGGAGGGGCAGGTGTCGGTGCGGGCGGACCTGAGCGGGGCGGTTGCGGAGATGCGTGCCGTCAAGTCCTCAGCGGAGATCGCCGCCATCAGGGCGGCACAGGAGGCCACGCAGGAGGCGATGGAACGCGCCATCGCCATGATCCGCCGTTCCCACCCGAAGGGAGGTGTGCTGCACCTGGACGGCGCCCCCCTCACCTCCGAACGGGTGCGGAGCGCCATGCACCTCTTCCTGATGGAGCGGGGCTACATCGCCCGCGACACGATCGTCGCCTGTGGGGAGGAAACGGCCATGCCCCACCGCCAGGGTGAGGGCCCCCTCCTCCCTGACGAACCGATCGTCATCGACGTCTTCCCCCGTTCCGAACGCACCGGCTACCATGCCGACATGACCCGGACAGTGGTGCGGGGCGAGCCCTCGCCCGAGGTTGCGGCGATGCACGAAGCCGTCCGGGAGGCCCAGGACCTGGGCATCTCCCTGATCCGGGCGGGTGTGTCGGGATCGGCGGTTCACAACGCCGTCGTGGCCCTGTTCAGGGACGCCGGCTATGACGCCGGCGACCGGGGGTTCATGCACAGCCTCGGCCATGGCGTCGGGCTGGAGGTGCACGAGGCCCCCTCCCTCTCCCCCTCAGGGGGTGCCCTCGCCGCCGGCAACGTGGTCACCGTCGAGCCCGGTCTCTATTATCCGGGGACCGGCGGGGTGCGGATCGAGGACATGGGGGCGGTCACCGTGAACGGATTTGACAATTTCACCAGATATGGAAGGGATCTCAGTATATGA
- a CDS encoding flavodoxin family protein has protein sequence MTTCIIFYSATGNTRILARAAAKATGADLIEVKDRADYSRAMMYIRGIPRARKGEEGEIDPAEIDVSGYDLVAVGTPVWAFKPTPAANAIVSALRNGEGKQAIAFATSGGMPGDTLEMLTDRLRGRGMDVVGSVHVPERDLSGGKGAEPLIRLIRSASGA, from the coding sequence ATGACGACCTGCATCATTTTCTATTCGGCGACCGGAAACACCCGTATCCTGGCCCGGGCAGCGGCGAAGGCGACCGGTGCCGACCTCATCGAGGTGAAGGACCGCGCCGACTACTCTCGGGCGATGATGTATATCCGCGGGATCCCGCGGGCGCGGAAAGGGGAGGAGGGCGAGATCGATCCGGCGGAGATCGATGTGAGCGGCTACGACCTCGTCGCCGTCGGGACGCCGGTCTGGGCGTTCAAGCCCACACCGGCGGCAAACGCCATCGTGAGCGCCCTGCGGAACGGTGAGGGAAAACAGGCGATCGCCTTTGCGACGAGCGGCGGGATGCCGGGTGACACCCTGGAGATGCTGACCGATCGATTGCGGGGGCGAGGTATGGATGTCGTCGGCAGCGTCCATGTCCCGGAGCGGGACCTCAGTGGGGGAAAGGGGGCAGAACCCCTCATCCGCCTGATCAGAAGCGCATCTGGCGCGTGA
- a CDS encoding ABC transporter permease, whose protein sequence is MDIVYAIWLRNVKRYLRSKSRIVGSLGMPLFFLLIMGFGLNSVVSLPGMQEGYVQFLIPGIVSMSVLFTSIFSGIQIIWDKQFGFLKETLVAPVSRIEIMIGQTLGGATTALIQGLIIMVLSLFIGLQVESVLGFVIALLLMALIGIAFNALGIAIASKMEDMHGFQLVMNFVVFPIFGLSGALFPIESLPVWLRSLTLLDPLTYGVEGIRYGLTGTAQINPLVSFAALGGFAVVMTVIGAWLFRKTTV, encoded by the coding sequence ATGGATATCGTCTATGCCATCTGGCTGCGGAACGTGAAGCGATACCTCCGCTCGAAGAGCCGGATCGTCGGGAGCCTGGGGATGCCGCTCTTCTTCCTGCTCATCATGGGCTTCGGGCTCAACTCGGTGGTCTCTCTGCCCGGCATGCAGGAGGGCTACGTCCAGTTCCTCATCCCCGGCATCGTCTCGATGAGCGTGCTCTTCACTTCGATCTTCTCCGGGATCCAGATCATCTGGGACAAGCAGTTCGGTTTCCTGAAGGAGACGCTGGTGGCCCCGGTCTCCCGGATCGAGATCATGATCGGCCAGACCCTCGGTGGGGCCACGACCGCCCTCATCCAGGGGCTGATCATCATGGTGCTCTCCCTGTTCATCGGGCTCCAGGTTGAAAGCGTGCTCGGCTTCGTCATTGCACTGCTCTTAATGGCCCTGATCGGGATCGCCTTCAACGCCCTGGGGATCGCCATCGCCTCGAAGATGGAGGACATGCACGGCTTCCAGCTCGTGATGAACTTCGTGGTCTTCCCAATCTTCGGGCTTTCCGGCGCCCTCTTCCCGATCGAGAGCCTGCCGGTCTGGCTCAGGTCCCTGACCCTCCTCGACCCACTCACCTATGGCGTGGAGGGGATCAGATACGGCCTCACCGGCACGGCACAGATAAACCCGCTCGTCAGCTTCGCGGCGCTGGGCGGGTTTGCCGTTGTGATGACCGTCATCGGGGCCTGGCTCTTCAGAAAAACGACGGTCTGA
- a CDS encoding APC family permease, translating to MTGEGLRRELGLLEVTVSGVGIILGAGIYALLGEAAALAGNAVWLAFGISAVMAACTGLSYAELSSMFPRAGAEYDYVRCGFGRRWAFVIGWLILATGVLSTATVSLGFGGYLFGATGIPVIAGGVILVAGITVLAIRGIRETALFAIAMTLIEAAGIVFVIIIGLPHIGSVDYLVMPNGFSGVFRAAALVFFAYMGFEEMVKLAEETRDPERTVPKAVILALAVAVALYMLVTVSAVSVLGWEALAASPAPFAEIAGAVLGEGAFTIIILVALVATANTALLLIVAASRLAYGMAEGGSLPAPLARVHPRFGTPWIAVLTAATLSAVFLFAGGIAYVANATNFALFLTFMVINATVIVLRRRMPETVRPFRVPGTVAGVPFVPVLGILFSFSLLAQLDLPVIGLGLLILAAGVVGAYIWERKG from the coding sequence ATGACAGGAGAAGGACTGCGGCGGGAACTCGGGCTCCTGGAGGTGACCGTCTCCGGTGTCGGGATCATCCTGGGCGCCGGGATCTATGCGCTCCTCGGCGAGGCAGCCGCCCTGGCCGGGAACGCCGTCTGGCTCGCCTTCGGCATCTCGGCCGTGATGGCGGCATGCACCGGGCTCTCGTATGCAGAACTCTCCTCGATGTTCCCGCGGGCCGGGGCGGAGTACGACTATGTCCGCTGCGGCTTCGGGCGGCGCTGGGCGTTTGTGATCGGCTGGCTGATCCTGGCCACCGGGGTGCTCTCGACGGCGACGGTCTCGCTCGGTTTCGGCGGCTACCTCTTTGGCGCCACCGGGATCCCGGTCATTGCAGGGGGCGTCATCCTCGTGGCCGGGATCACGGTGCTCGCCATCCGCGGGATCCGGGAGACCGCCCTGTTTGCGATTGCCATGACCCTCATCGAGGCCGCCGGGATCGTGTTCGTGATCATCATCGGGCTGCCGCATATCGGATCGGTGGACTACCTGGTGATGCCGAACGGGTTTTCCGGGGTGTTCAGGGCGGCGGCGCTCGTCTTTTTCGCCTATATGGGCTTTGAGGAGATGGTGAAACTCGCCGAGGAGACCAGGGATCCGGAACGGACGGTACCGAAAGCGGTGATCCTGGCCCTGGCGGTGGCGGTCGCCCTCTATATGCTCGTCACGGTCAGCGCCGTCTCGGTGCTCGGCTGGGAGGCCCTGGCGGCTTCGCCAGCGCCCTTTGCCGAGATCGCCGGCGCCGTCCTGGGCGAAGGCGCCTTTACAATCATCATCCTGGTCGCACTGGTGGCGACCGCCAACACCGCCCTGCTGCTGATCGTGGCGGCGTCCAGACTCGCCTACGGCATGGCGGAGGGCGGGTCCCTGCCCGCCCCCCTCGCCAGGGTGCACCCCCGTTTCGGGACACCCTGGATCGCCGTCCTCACCGCCGCAACGCTGTCTGCGGTCTTTCTCTTCGCCGGCGGGATCGCCTATGTCGCCAATGCCACCAACTTCGCCCTCTTCCTCACCTTCATGGTGATCAACGCCACCGTGATCGTGCTGCGCCGGCGGATGCCCGAAACGGTGCGGCCCTTCCGGGTGCCGGGGACGGTTGCCGGCGTCCCCTTCGTGCCGGTGCTCGGCATCCTCTTCTCCTTCTCCCTGCTGGCACAGCTGGACCTGCCGGTCATCGGGCTCGGACTGCTCATCCTGGCCGCCGGCGTGGTCGGGGCGTATATCTGGGAGAGAAAAGGTTAG
- the map gene encoding type II methionyl aminopeptidase has translation MTDEEMELYLEAGRIARRIIDEGAAMICPGRSLLEVVESVEARILESGAEIAFPLNVSLNADAAHDTAAAGDDRVFAGGDLVKLDMGVAIEGRIADTALTVDLGDHAALVEASSAALDRAIAAVRPGVTAGEIGAVIQTEIEGRGFLPVANLTGHGLAPYQIHTAPTIPNVGISGGAVLEEGMAIAIEPFATTGSGRVSDSPRIEIYQQTAVKPVRLPSAKRILASVRERRGMPFSRRWLDQNRLDLALSTLVKNGIFYGYPVLHDVPGSFVSQAEHTMIVTADGAIVTTA, from the coding sequence ATGACCGACGAGGAGATGGAGCTCTACCTGGAAGCCGGACGGATCGCACGCAGAATCATCGATGAGGGGGCCGCCATGATCTGCCCCGGCAGGTCGCTTCTGGAGGTGGTCGAGAGTGTCGAGGCGCGGATCCTGGAGAGCGGTGCCGAGATCGCCTTCCCCCTCAACGTCTCCCTCAACGCAGACGCCGCCCACGACACCGCCGCCGCCGGTGACGACCGGGTGTTTGCAGGGGGCGACCTGGTCAAACTCGATATGGGCGTCGCCATCGAGGGGCGGATCGCCGACACCGCCCTCACGGTGGACCTGGGCGACCATGCCGCCCTGGTCGAGGCCTCAAGCGCCGCCCTCGACCGGGCGATCGCCGCCGTCCGTCCGGGCGTCACCGCCGGCGAGATCGGCGCCGTCATCCAGACCGAGATCGAGGGCCGCGGCTTTCTCCCGGTCGCCAACCTCACCGGCCACGGTCTCGCCCCCTACCAGATCCATACCGCCCCCACCATCCCCAATGTCGGGATCAGCGGCGGCGCCGTGCTGGAGGAGGGGATGGCGATCGCCATCGAGCCCTTCGCCACCACCGGCAGCGGCCGCGTCAGCGACAGCCCGCGGATCGAGATCTACCAGCAGACAGCCGTAAAGCCGGTCAGGCTCCCGTCGGCAAAGCGCATCCTCGCAAGCGTCAGGGAGCGCCGGGGCATGCCGTTCTCGCGACGGTGGCTCGACCAGAACCGCCTCGACCTCGCCCTCTCCACCCTGGTGAAGAACGGCATTTTCTATGGCTACCCGGTGCTCCACGACGTCCCGGGCTCCTTTGTCTCGCAGGCCGAACACACCATGATCGTCACCGCCGACGGCGCCATCGTGACGACCGCCTGA
- a CDS encoding MBL fold metallo-hydrolase, giving the protein MKVTLLGTGDAIGTPKIGCSCPVCTEARRSGRQRLRSTVLVEIGDRTILVDTGPDLRAQLLAAGSPHIDAVIWTHGHYDHFMGFGEFYRVQRIPPVYAAAETLASTTRIFSFLSFTVEEAEPYVSFDLFGAEVTLFPVHHPPMPTFGVRVEHEGAVFATTSDSSARIPARSLDLLAGADLLLLDAIAPQGYTISKHMSYGEALELAGSLTPRTFRCTHASHLIPWDTPHLAADMESFDL; this is encoded by the coding sequence ATGAAGGTCACGCTGCTCGGGACCGGGGACGCCATCGGGACGCCGAAGATCGGGTGCTCCTGCCCGGTCTGCACCGAGGCCCGCCGTTCCGGGCGGCAGCGCCTTCGTTCCACGGTGCTGGTCGAGATCGGCGATCGCACCATCCTGGTCGATACCGGCCCTGACCTGCGGGCGCAGCTCCTGGCGGCGGGATCGCCCCATATCGACGCCGTCATCTGGACCCACGGCCACTACGACCATTTCATGGGCTTCGGCGAGTTCTACCGGGTGCAGCGGATCCCGCCCGTGTACGCGGCCGCCGAAACGCTGGCGTCCACCACCCGGATCTTTTCATTCCTCTCCTTCACGGTGGAGGAGGCCGAACCCTATGTCTCCTTCGACCTCTTCGGCGCTGAGGTCACCCTCTTCCCGGTGCATCATCCCCCGATGCCGACCTTCGGCGTCCGGGTCGAGCATGAGGGGGCCGTGTTTGCCACCACATCTGACAGCAGCGCCCGCATCCCGGCCCGGAGCCTGGACCTCCTCGCCGGCGCCGACCTCCTGCTCCTGGACGCCATCGCCCCGCAGGGCTACACCATCAGCAAACACATGAGCTATGGCGAAGCCCTGGAATTGGCCGGGAGCCTCACACCCCGCACCTTCCGCTGCACCCATGCCAGCCACCTCATCCCCTGGGACACCCCCCATCTGGCGGCCGACATGGAGTCGTTCGATCTCTAA
- a CDS encoding DNA-directed RNA polymerase subunit L: MDIKILEREGDMVRMVLKGQGHTFMNALTEEILADPTVDVAKYVIQYQFSDPELLVTTKGGRDPVTVVIEACNRITAVCNDLIGQVQGL; this comes from the coding sequence ATGGACATCAAGATCCTTGAACGCGAAGGCGATATGGTGCGCATGGTCCTCAAGGGGCAGGGCCACACCTTCATGAACGCCCTCACCGAGGAGATCCTGGCCGATCCCACCGTGGATGTGGCAAAATACGTGATACAATACCAGTTCTCGGATCCCGAACTTCTGGTCACGACAAAGGGCGGTCGGGACCCGGTGACCGTGGTCATCGAGGCCTGCAACCGCATCACCGCCGTCTGCAACGACCTGATCGGGCAGGTCCAGGGGCTGTAA
- a CDS encoding ATP-binding protein translates to MLSADSRDGVLRLMEYLLTAEVYTKNEHLDIDDLPPPCRSLFMQGTEKPEVRRPVMVTEGLLKRVADPSGESLKALLKNPFVEFDTLNLQFHLTDMRAAAEWFAHHGGRERIESNPVLAYYIGGFDSLGIDYGEVRGQNPRFADSRIALESRIAAVMKKDEHLSEAMDLVLISAPEEIEQQMDGLVCTAGQEEVIRRVRTAIENRDFLREHRISEVGKLLFVGPPGTGKTSLALAISHELHMPVLEVRLSMVTSQYLGETSKNIDRIFDLAKSLSPCILFIDEFDFVAKSRISDDHGAMKRAVNMLLKNIDRISLVKSGVVLIGATNHPQLLDEAAWRRFDEVVEFALPDAAMREAILSTLSRSLDCDGNLAEVAAITEGFSGADLKMTLKEAVLSALMDGRRSVVQDDLDGAVLNIARRGVIRTCSRG, encoded by the coding sequence ATGTTGAGTGCTGACAGCAGAGATGGTGTCCTGCGGTTGATGGAGTACCTCCTGACCGCGGAGGTGTACACCAAAAACGAACACCTCGACATCGACGATCTCCCGCCCCCCTGCCGCTCCCTCTTCATGCAGGGCACTGAAAAGCCCGAGGTCAGGCGCCCGGTGATGGTGACCGAGGGTCTCCTGAAGCGTGTGGCCGATCCGTCGGGCGAATCCCTGAAGGCCCTGCTGAAAAACCCGTTCGTTGAGTTCGATACTCTCAATCTCCAGTTCCATCTTACCGACATGCGAGCGGCCGCCGAGTGGTTCGCACACCATGGCGGACGGGAGCGGATCGAGTCCAACCCGGTTCTTGCCTATTATATCGGGGGCTTTGATTCGCTCGGAATCGATTACGGGGAGGTGCGGGGACAGAACCCCCGCTTCGCCGATTCCCGGATTGCCCTTGAGTCCCGCATCGCTGCCGTCATGAAAAAGGACGAGCACCTGAGTGAGGCGATGGACCTCGTCCTGATCTCCGCCCCCGAGGAGATCGAGCAGCAGATGGACGGTCTGGTCTGCACCGCCGGACAGGAAGAGGTGATCCGCCGGGTCAGGACGGCGATCGAGAACCGTGACTTCCTGCGGGAGCACCGGATCTCCGAGGTCGGCAAACTTCTCTTTGTCGGTCCGCCCGGCACCGGTAAGACCTCCCTTGCCCTGGCAATCTCGCACGAGCTCCACATGCCGGTGCTCGAGGTGCGCCTCTCCATGGTCACCTCCCAGTACCTCGGCGAGACCTCGAAGAACATCGACCGGATCTTCGACCTTGCAAAGAGCCTCTCGCCCTGCATCCTCTTCATCGACGAGTTCGATTTCGTCGCCAAGAGCCGGATCTCCGACGATCACGGGGCAATGAAGCGGGCGGTGAACATGCTCCTGAAGAACATCGACCGGATCAGCCTGGTGAAGAGCGGAGTCGTCCTCATCGGCGCCACCAACCACCCGCAGCTCCTCGACGAGGCGGCGTGGCGGCGCTTCGACGAGGTCGTCGAGTTCGCCCTCCCTGATGCCGCCATGCGGGAGGCGATCCTGAGCACCCTCTCCCGTTCCCTGGACTGCGACGGCAACCTTGCCGAAGTCGCCGCCATTACCGAGGGTTTTTCCGGTGCCGACCTGAAGATGACCCTGAAGGAGGCGGTGCTCTCGGCCCTCATGGACGGACGGCGCTCGGTGGTCCAGGACGACCTTGACGGGGCGGTGCTCAACATCGCCAGACGCGGCGTCATCCGCACCTGCTCCCGGGGATAG